One Brassica napus cultivar Da-Ae chromosome A1, Da-Ae, whole genome shotgun sequence genomic region harbors:
- the LOC111215875 gene encoding uncharacterized protein LOC111215875: MKWISGDGEGEDEIHTIVFKESVEEITYSALVERICRKIKVDGYKVETKISYFPMVLYSNKLSYVWNDEDVFGYLLQVNHEKCRSVLHVEFNKTVQEEDDEADVYVGLSDREATDGEATDTWATDREACEADGVLTLYDDIEIHGNVTERDAIVIEDTKARPSVEVTPAVKERDDGMDLAVGQEFRTKEEAQVHIQTASHLKCFEYDVIKSDTKRYVIKCRAAKEGCKWYVRVAKLMNSDSWTVRSYIKQHRCSVVTTRTLPNRRRGTPGIVAAVLAQDYPGSLDTPAPNALIQLVHHRVAVKVSYTTSWRGKRLAANKVRGSPEESYTLLNSYMHMLKQSNPGTVARVVVDEAQKFKYLFFALGASIEGFIAMRKVLIVDATHLKNVYGGVLFVATAQDPDHHHYPIAFGIADGEKEHSWVWFMEQLKSVISDVPGLVFLSDRNKSLIKAVSLVFPQAAHGYCIWHLAQNVKVHVRNNRETCTFKFMGCAHAYTEAEFLNLYNAFRMRYPSAAEYLDKSVEERK; the protein is encoded by the coding sequence ATGAAATGGATTTCGGGAGAtggtgaaggagaagatgaaattcaCACGATTGTGTTTAAGGAATCAGTGGAGGAGATCACATACTCTGCTTTGGTTGAGCGTATTTGCAGAAAGATAAAGGTAGATGGATATAAGGTGGAAACGAAGATTAGTTACTTTCCAATGGTCTTGTATTCAAACAAGCTATCATATGTCTGGAATGATGAAGATGTTTTTGGTTATCTACTGCAAGTAAATCATGAGAAGTGTAGAAGTGTTCTACATGTGGAGTTCAACAAAACGGTTcaagaagaggatgatgaagctgatgtcTATGTCGGTCTATCCGATAGAGAGGCTACTGATGGAGAGGCTACTGATACATGGGCTACTGATAGAGAGGCTTGTGAAGCAGATGGTGTGCTCACACTTTACGATGACATTGAAATTCATGGTAATGTCACCGAAAGAGATGCGATTGTGATTGAAGATACAAAAGCAAGACCATCAGTTGAAGTAACCCCAGCTGTCAAGGAACGGGATGATGGTATGGATTTGGCTGTAGGTCAAGAATTTAGAACCAAGGAGGAAGCACAAGTTCATATTCAGACGGCTTCACATCTGAAGTGTTTTGAGTATGATGTAATTAAGTCGGACACTAAGAGATATGTGATAAAATGCCGAGCAGCCAAAGAAGGCTGCAAGTGGTATGTGCGTGTTGCAAAGTTGATGAATTCAGATAGTTGGACGGTTAGAAGTTACATCAAACAGCATAGATGTTCTGTTGTTACTACAAGAACACTTCCTAATAGAAGGAGAGGCACACCAGGAATCGTTGCAGCTGTTTTGGCTCAAGATTATCCCGGTAGTTTAGACACACCAGCTCCCAACGCCTTGATCCAGCTGGTTCATCACAGGGTGGCTGTGAAAGTATCATACACAACGTCATGGAGAGGAAAAAGATTAGCTGCTAATAAAGTGCGAGGAAGTCCAGAAGAGAGTTAtactttattaaattcttatatGCACATGCTAAAGCAGTCGAATCCTGGCACAGTAGCTCGAGTGGTTGTGGATGAGGCCCAAAAGTTTAAATATCTGTTTTTTGCTTTGGGAGCTAGCATAGAAGGGTTTATCGCTATGAGGAAAGTCCTCATTGTCGATGCAACACACCTGAAGAATGTTTATGGTGGAGTTCTATTTGTTGCGACTGCTCAAGATCCCGATCATCACCACTATCCAATTGCGTTTGGTATTGCAGATGGTGAGAAAGAGCATAGTTGGGTGTGGTTTATGGAACagttgaaatcagtgatatctGATGTTCCTGGATTGGTGTTTCTTTCAGATAGAAACAAAAGCTTGATCAAGGCAGTAAGTCTAGTGTTCCCTCAGGCCGCTCATGGTTATTGTATATGGCATTTGGCTCAGAATGTTAAAGTACATGTCCGTAACAACAGAGAAACTTGCACGTTTAAGTTTATGGGCTGCGCACACGCTTATACAGAGGCTGAGTTCTTGAACCTTTATAATGCTTTTCGCATGAGGTATCCTAGCGCAGCGGAGTATCTTGACAAAAGTGTTGAAGAGAGGAAATAG
- the LOC106447358 gene encoding protein EMBRYO DEFECTIVE 1674-like, whose translation MATKSKLQSLSARRSSPRTRSGAVREPISTPAAPCSRFVPKPNSDEIPPRTPFSFKSITPTTLKSVSLSDWWLTKKANETGLGVSGFESKGGPEVRLFSSAAISTRHDSTTLETSDGLTVSISGFINRSRSFQNGFSSEDCNRFLLGFPYHWKDYTEERFVEEEKDHCVSFDDIPVNRLQDVLFTASPRFQAKILDDAVDSLRDLLRSSTEKPDKECRTPRMDGGNEESLVLSVVGVKTRGMVRRREEGEASIGERVLRSSKKNKFLLN comes from the coding sequence ATGGCGACGAAGTCAAAACTCCAGTCACTCTCAGCACGCCGTTCCTCGCCGCGTACTCGCTCGGGAGCTGTGCGAGAACCTATTTCCACACCGGCGGCTCCTTGCTCCAGATTTGTGCCAAAACCCAATTCGGACGAGATCCCCCCACGCACGCCCTTCTCCTTCAAGTCCATCACACCCACCACCCTAAAGTCCGTCTCTTTGTCCGACTGGTGGCTAACTAAGAAGGCCAACGAAACGGGTTTGGGCGTTTCAGGCTTCGAATCAAAAGGCGGGCCTGAGGTGAGACTCTTCTCATCAGCAGCAATCTCAACAAGGCATGACAGTACCACTCTCGAAACATCTGATGGCCTCACCGTCTCTATCAGCGGCTTCATCAACCGCTCTCGTTCTTTCCAAAACGGGTTTTCGTCTGAGGATTGCAACCGTTTCCTCTTAGGGTTTCCTTACCACTGGAAAGACTACACTGAAGAAAGGTTCGTGGAGGAGGAGAAAGATCACTGCGTTTCCTTTGATGATATTCCTGTGAATAGGTTGCAAGATGTTCTCTTTACGGCTTCTCCTCGCTTTCAAGCTAAGATCTTGGATGATGCTGTTGACAGTTTGAGAGATTTGCTTCGTTCTAGTACTGAGAAGCCAGACAAGGAGTGTCGGACACCAAGAATGGATGGTGGAAACGAGGAGAGTTTGGTTTTGAGTGTTGTGGGAGTGAAGACTCGAGGGATGGTTAGAAGGAGAGAGGAGGGTGAAGCTTCCATTGGGGAAAGAGTCCTCAGATCGTCCAAGAAGAACAAGTTTCTACTGAATTAG
- the LOC106449123 gene encoding protein NETWORKED 2A-like, whose protein sequence is MFCILRKHIRPCLILLCQASHSASDKNMLQRAASNAYSWWWASHIRTKQSKWLEHNLQDMEEKVEYTLKIIDEDGDTFARRAEMYYRKRPEIVSFVEEAFRSYRALAERYDHLSRELQSANRTIATAFPEHVQFPLEDDETEDFEGNPRKQPHLHLIPKGSNIPQVPEMPMKEFRSQSMMLSRKGPAGLKRTVSSALAKREAAVVSSGLSKEEGLEEIDNLQKGILALQTEKEFVRSSYEESYERYWDLENEVAEMQKRVCSLQDEFGLGAAIDDSDARTLMASTALSSCKDTLAKLEEKQKQSVEEAEIEKERITTAKERFYALRNKFEKPESDDHDKFIKTEAKVDVVQESSYESEREDSNENLTVVKLAEKIDDLVQKIVSLESNASSHTALVKTLRSETDGLHEHIRGLEEDKAALVSDSTDMKQRIAVLEKELSEVRKLFQKVEDQNKSLQKQFKEANWTADDLSGKLQDVKMDEDVEGAGIFQELPAVSGSEDYLKSITKETERESSVEDRKKHAIVVKDSEDTEGAQEERPETKDSFALSETASTYFGTEGEELVTEDEDEETPNWRQLLPDGMEDREKVLLDDYTSVLRDYRGVKRKLGEVEKKNREGFFELALQLRELKNAVAYKDVEIQSLRQKLGTLEKDSPHQVEGNNQMEHDQGQRESVSISPTSNFSVSTTPHHQVGEVKRIPERTNSDEVRVKFADVDDSPRTKIPAVEDKVRADIDAVLEENLEFWLRFSTSVHQIQKFQTTVQDLKSELTKLKIQSKQQQESSRSKHAAASEAKPIYRHLREIRTELQLWLETSAVLKDELQGRFASLANIQEEIGRVTAHSGGSKVSDSEISSYQAAKFHGEILNMKQENKRVSSELQSGLDRVRVLKTDVERILSKLEEDIGISSATEARTTPSKSSSSGKARIPLRSFLFGVKLKKQTKQKQASASLFSCVSPFPAPQQESS, encoded by the exons ATGTTTTGTATTTTACGCAAGCATATACGCCCATGTTTGATTCTTCTTTGTCAAGCATCACATTCGGCCTCTGACAAAAACATGTTGCAGAGAGCAGCGAGCAATGCGTATTCATGGTGGTGGGCCAGCCACATCCGTACAAAGCAATCCAAATGGCTCGAACACAATCTTCAAG ATATGGAAGAAAAAGTTGAATATACTCTTAAGATCATAGATGAAGATGGAGACACTTTCGCCAGAAGAGCTGAGATGTACTACCGTAAAAGACCAGAGATTGTTAGTTTCGTGGAGGAGGCTTTTCGATCATACCGTGCATTAGCTGAACGCTATGATCATTTGTCTAGAGAGCTTCAAAGCGCAAACCGCACCATCGCCACTGCCTTTCCTGAACATGTTCAGTTTCCTTTGGAGGATGATGAAACTGAAGATTTCGAAGGGAATCCACGGAAACAACCGCATCTTCATCTGATTCCCAAGGGAAGCAACATCCCTCAAGTCCCGGAGATGCCAATGAAAGAATTCAGGAGTCAGTCTAtgatgttgtcaagaaaaggACCAGCTGGTCTGAAAAGGACAGTTTCTTCTGCTTTAGCAAAGCGGGAAGCGGCGGTTGTGAGTTCAGGATTGAGTAAAGAAGAAGGGTTGGAGGAGATTGATAACCTTCAGAAGGGGATCTTGGCGTTGCAGACGGAGAAAGAGTTTGTGAGGAGCTCATATGAGGAGTCTTATGAGAGGTACTGGGATTTGGAGAATGAAGTTGCTGAGATGCAGAAGAGAGTTTGTAGCTTACAAGATGAGTTTGGTCTCGGTGCTGCCATTGATGATAGTGACGCTAGGACATTGATGGCGAGCACCGCCTTGAGCTCTTGTAAGGACACACTAGCTAAGCTTGAAGAGAAACAGAAGCAATCTGTTGAAGAAGCAGAGATTGAGAAGGAAAGAATCACCACTGCTAAGGAGAGGTTTTATGCCTTGAGGAACAAGTTTGAGAAACCGGAAAGTGATGATCATGATAAGTTCATTAAGACAGAAGCAAAAGTAGATGTGGTTCAAGAATCGAGCTACGAATCTGAGAGAGAAGATTCAAATGAGAATCTAACTGTTGTGAAGCTTGCAGAGAAGATTGATGATCTTGTGCAGAAGATTGTTTCGTTGGAGAGCAATGCTTCGTCTCACACTGCATTAGTGAAGACATTAAGATCAGAGACAGATGGTTTACATGAACATATACGTGGTCTAGAGGAGGACAAGGCGGCTCTTGTTTCAGATTCCACGGATATGAAACAGAGGATAGCAGTTCTTGAAAAGGAGCTGAGTGAAGTTAGAAAGCTATTCCAAAAGGTAGAAGATCAGAACAAGAGTCTACAGAAACAATTCAAGGAAGCCAATTGGACTGCTGATGATTTATCTGGCAAGTTACAAGATGTGAAGATGGATGAAGATGTCGAAGGAGCCGGAATTTTCCAGGAATTGCCAGCTGTTTCAGGATCAGAAGATTATCTGAAGTCAATCACGAAGGAGACGGAAAGGGAAAGTAGTGTTGAAGACAGGAAGAAACATGCCATTGTAGTTAAAGATAGTGAAGACACTGAAGGAGCTCAAGAAGAGAGACCTGAGACTAAAGATTCCTTTGCTTTGTCAGAAACAGCAAGCACTTATTTTGGAACAGAGGGAGAAGAGCTGGTAACAGAAGACGAAGATGAAGAGACACCAAACTGGAGACAGTTGTTACCAGATGGCATGGAGGACAGAGAGAAGGTTCTGTTAGATGATTACACATCAGTGCTAAGGGACTACAGAGGAGTAAAGAGAAAGTTAGGCGAAGTCGAGAAGAAGAACCGAGAAGGATTCTTCGAGCTGGCATTACAGTTAAGAGAACTCAAGAATGCTGTTGCGTACAAAGACGTAGAGATTCAGTCTTTACGCCAAAAACTAGGCACGCTAGAGAAAGACTCTCCGCATCAAGTAGAAGGAAATAACCAGATGGAACATGATCAAGGACAGCGTGAAAGTGTGAGCATTTCACCAACTTCTAATTTTTCGGTTTCCACTACACCGCATCATCAAGTAGGAGAGGTGAAGAGAATACCTGAAAGGACAAATTCAGATGAGGTTAGGGTGAAATTTGCAGACGTTGATGATAGCCCGAGAACAAAGATTCCAGCTGTGGAAGACAAAGTGCGTGCAGATATCGACGCTGTCTTGGAAGAGAATCTAGAGTTCTGGTTAAGATTTAGCACATCGGTGCATCAGATACAGAAGTTCCAAACAACAGTTCAGGATTTGAAGTCAGAGCTAACGAAGCTGAAAATCCAAAGCAAACAACAGCAAGAATCTTCAAGAAGCAAGCACGCAGCTGCATCAGAGGCAAAACCTATCTATAGACACCTAAGAGAAATTCGAACAGAGCTGCAGTTGTGGCTAGAAACAAGTGCAGTTCTTAAAGACGAACTCCAAGGAAGGTTTGCATCGCTAGCTAATATACAAGAAGAAATCGGGAGAGTCACGGCTCACTCGGGTGGTAGTAAAGTAAGTGATTCAGAGATTAGCAGTTACCAAGCTGCAAAGTTCCATGGAGAGATACTTAACATGAAACAAGAGAACAAAAGGGTTTCAAGCGAACTTCAATCGGGTCTTGATCGTGTAAGAGTGTTGAAGACAGACGTAGAGAGAATTCTAAGTAAACTGGAAGAGGATATTGGGATCTCAAGTGCAACAGAAGCAAGGACAACTCCGAGCAAGAGCTCTTCGAGTGGAAAAGCGAGGATTCCATTACGGTCATTCTTGTTTGGTGTCAAGTTAAAGAAGCAGACAAAACAGAAGCAAGCTTCAGCATCTCTCTTCTCCTGTGTTAGTCCATTTCCAGCTCCGCAACAAGAGTCTAGTTAG